The following are encoded together in the Bubalus kerabau isolate K-KA32 ecotype Philippines breed swamp buffalo chromosome 3, PCC_UOA_SB_1v2, whole genome shotgun sequence genome:
- the LOC129647828 gene encoding lactoylglutathione lyase, with translation MAEPQPASGGLTDEAALSCCSDPDPSTKDFLLQQTMLRIKDPKKSLDFYTRILGMTLLQKLDFPTMKFSLYFLAYEDKNDIPKDKDEKVAWVFSRKATLELTHNWGTEDDETQSYHSGNSDPRGFGHIGIAVPDVHGACKRFEELGVKFVKKPDDGKMKGLAFIQDPDGYWIEILNPNTMITIN, from the coding sequence ATGGCAGAACCACAGCCCGCGTCCGGCGGCCTCACCGACGAGGCTGCCCTCAGCTGTTGTTCCGACCCGGACCCCAGCACCAAGGATTTTCTCTTGCAGCAGACCATGCTGCGAATTAAGGATCCTAAGAAGTCACTGGATTTTTATACGAGAATTCTTGGAATGACACTACTCCAGAAACTTGATTTCCCCACTATGAAATTTTCACTGTATTTCTTGGCTTATGAGGATAAAAATGACATCCcaaaagataaagatgaaaaagtAGCGTGGGTATTCTCCAGAAAAGCTACACTTGAACTGACACACAATTGGGGCACGGAAGATGATGAGACCCAGAGTTACCACAGTGGCAATTCAGACCCTCGAGGATTTGGTCACATTGGAATTGCTGTTCCCGATGTTCATGGTGCTTGTAAAAGATTTGAAGAACTGGGAGTCAAATTTGTTAAGAAACCTGATGATGGTAAAATGAAAGGCCTGGCATTTATTCAAGATCCTGATGGTTACTGGATTGAAATTTTGAATCCCAACACAATGATAACTATTAATTAG